One segment of Sinorhizobium sp. BG8 DNA contains the following:
- a CDS encoding caspase family protein encodes MKTGSAFILLSVLCLSAMLAFLPNRADAQENGNKLALVVGNSDYASVGALPNAKRDAQAFHAFLLAQKFQSTLLVDTDRKTLAEALGQFVRRIGPEDTALFYFAGHGMQLRGENFLLGTEAALASEFDVPGETLALSEVISAMERRAKVSLLFIDACRDNPLANRLNAEVEGASRGAATRDLRRSGPAVRARWSPLPQHPVRSRSTVSAIIRPSPRPSLAIWRRPASKSAPRSSG; translated from the coding sequence ATGAAGACGGGATCCGCATTCATCCTTCTAAGCGTGCTTTGCCTGTCGGCCATGCTGGCCTTCCTTCCGAACCGCGCCGATGCGCAGGAGAACGGAAACAAGCTCGCGCTCGTCGTCGGCAACTCGGACTACGCATCGGTGGGCGCGCTCCCGAACGCCAAACGGGACGCGCAGGCATTCCACGCCTTCCTGCTGGCCCAGAAGTTTCAATCGACGCTGCTTGTCGACACGGACCGGAAGACCCTTGCGGAGGCGCTTGGGCAGTTCGTCCGGCGGATCGGCCCGGAGGACACGGCCCTGTTCTATTTCGCCGGCCACGGCATGCAGCTTCGCGGCGAGAATTTCCTGCTCGGAACCGAGGCCGCGCTCGCAAGCGAATTCGATGTGCCCGGCGAGACGCTGGCGCTCTCCGAGGTCATCAGCGCAATGGAACGGCGGGCAAAGGTCTCGCTCCTCTTCATCGACGCCTGCCGCGACAATCCCCTGGCGAACAGGCTGAATGCCGAGGTCGAGGGTGCCTCACGCGGAGCGGCAACCCGGGACTTGCGCCGATCAGGTCCAGCGGTTCGGGCACGATGGTCGCCTTTGCCGCAGCACCCGGTCAGGTCGCGCTCGACGGTATCGGCGATCATTCGCCCTTCACCAAGGCCCTCATTGGCAATCTGGCGGCGCCCGGCCTCGAAGTCGGCACCGCGTTCAAGCGGGTGA